From a region of the Alistipes sp. ZOR0009 genome:
- a CDS encoding L-histidine N(alpha)-methyltransferase: MAEIEGQESNALVPLMLDDTISEFVKDILEGLKSIPKYLPFKYLYSLPADSPFQELHKREEYYINKCEIEIIENESKRILETFSKKGRFKLIDIGISENDKTRLLLDYFWKNSATFDYIPIADSNHDLEYIAVDIWNSYPTMNIFPLAGDYSEILHDLKADKTRKVVIFLSKKIENYRFNEAIEILQDLSSTLNIGDLVLIGFDLKKDPRIIQNAMNDKHDVAKAIYLNFLEQISNTLSGNIDPNNFIHQSCYDPETGEYKNYLVSTMDQTVRFSLINENIPFKAWETILIDTYKKYEEEEIYFLELCTGFTPSLYLYDEKHYFLLSIWQKNA, from the coding sequence ATGGCAGAGATTGAAGGTCAGGAAAGTAATGCTCTAGTTCCACTAATGCTAGATGACACCATAAGCGAATTCGTTAAAGACATACTTGAAGGACTAAAATCTATTCCCAAATATTTACCCTTCAAATATCTATACAGCTTACCTGCTGACTCTCCGTTTCAAGAATTACACAAAAGGGAAGAATACTATATAAACAAGTGCGAGATAGAAATAATTGAGAATGAGAGCAAACGCATTTTAGAGACGTTCAGCAAAAAAGGAAGATTTAAGTTGATCGATATTGGAATCTCTGAGAATGATAAAACACGCCTTTTGCTTGACTATTTTTGGAAAAACAGCGCCACCTTTGACTATATCCCAATAGCAGACTCCAACCACGATCTTGAATATATTGCGGTTGATATTTGGAATAGCTATCCTACCATGAACATATTTCCGTTAGCAGGTGATTACAGCGAAATACTTCACGATTTAAAAGCGGACAAAACACGTAAAGTTGTCATCTTTTTAAGCAAAAAAATAGAAAATTATCGATTCAATGAGGCAATTGAAATCCTTCAGGATCTAAGCAGCACGCTTAATATTGGAGATTTGGTACTAATTGGCTTTGACTTGAAAAAAGACCCAAGGATCATTCAAAATGCAATGAATGACAAGCATGACGTTGCAAAAGCAATCTATTTGAATTTTTTAGAACAAATAAGCAATACTCTTTCAGGAAATATTGATCCCAACAATTTTATTCATCAATCCTGTTACGATCCCGAAACTGGCGAATACAAAAACTACCTGGTAAGCACTATGGATCAAACCGTAAGGTTTTCATTAATTAATGAGAATATTCCATTCAAAGCATGGGAAACGATTCTTATTGATACTTATAAAAAATACGAGGAAGAAGAAATCTACTTTCTGGAACTTTGTACTGGATTTACACCGTCGCTCTATCTCTACGATGAAAAACATTACTTTTTGCTATCGATTTGGCAAAAAAATGCTTAA